The DNA window GATATCTGCCTGGGGTGCTGGCTCACATCACCGATGAAAGACATTACCGGCAGAGGATCATCGCCCTTTTGCTCGGTCATCTTTGAAAAATCAATGGTATTGGCATCAATTCTGGGTGGAGTCCCGGTTTTCAATCTGCCGATACGTATGGGCAATTCACGCAAACGATCCGCCAGGGCGATCGATGGCGGATCGCCGGCACGGCCTCCGCTGTAATTTTGCAGACCAATGTGGATCTTACCGCTCAAAAAGGTGCCGGCAGTCAACACCACAGTCGGTGCCTCAAAGGCCAGTCCCATCTGGGTTACAGCTCCAACCACACGGTCATTTTCAACCACTATGTCATCCACGGCCTGCTGGAAAATACGCAGATTAGGCTGGTTTTGCAGTATTTGTTGGATCTTCTGCCGGTACAGTGCCCTGTCGGCCTGGGCTCGGGTTGCCCTGACCGCTGGGCCCTTGCTGGAGTTGAGGGTACGGAACTGGATCCCGGCGAAATCGGTGGCAATTGCCATGGCGCCACCCAGGGCATCGATCTCTTTCACCAGATGCCCTTTACCTATACCGCCGATGGCCGGGTTACAGGACATTTGTCCCAAGGTATCCACGTTATGGGTGAGTAACAGCGTCTTGCAGCCCATGCGTGCTGCGGCTAATGCGGCTTCTGTACCGGCATGCCCGCCACCGACCACAATGACATCAAACCTTTCATGAAAATGCATGGAGCTACCTATCAGGGAAAATGGAATCGATTACCAGCCGGACATTTTAGCATTAGCAGCTGTAGAGGTGAACGATCTATTTGGCTTGTCTGATCCGCAGGGGATCGCTAAATAGATCTTAAGATCTTTATATAGATCTCTTTATTATCTCTTACTATTAGGATCGCGATCTCTTGTGTGTAACTGTTTTTATATAGATAAAACAATAACTAGCACGATCTCGATCCTGTGATCTGTTGGCGATCTAACGTCCGTGAAGGTGTGGGTAGATCGCCATTTTATCCACAAGGTGGATCTTTGTACGGATCAGGTTGTGAGTAATGCAAAAGATGATCAGATTAAAATAATAGTTTATCCACAAACTTATCATTTAGAAATCTAAAATGTGGATATTATGGATCCTAACTGTGAGTAAGGTGGAATAAGATCCACCCATGGATCTCAAAGTTTTGCCAGCCAGCCATCCAACCAGGCCAGCGCAGGCTCTTCGGGCACAGGATCGCTTTGTACATCAATGCGGATCTTATCCACAAAGGGGCTGGCACCGGCATCGGTTAATAGATCGATCAGCTGCTCAGGTCCCTGACAAAAGGTGTCGTAACTTGAGTCACCTATGGCACACAGGGCAAAGCGAACCTTGCCCAGATCCGGCATGGCCAACAGCAGCTGTTTGGCAAAAGGCTGCAAATTATCGGGCAGATCGCCGGCACCGTGAGTGCTGGAAACGATCAGCCACAGGGCCTGTTCATCCAGGGACGCCAGATCCGGATCCAGATAAGTTTGGCATTGGTGGCCGGCCTCCGTCAGTTTGGCCATCAATTCATCGGCCACGTATTCACTGCCACCCAGGGTGGTGCCTACCAGTACTTCAATTTTCGCCATCATCAGTTCCTCAATAGAAAGTGGCCCCATATTAGCCCAATTTGGCCGCGAATTCGCCGTTGTCACTACTGTGCTAGCATCAAGTAAATGCCTATTAGCGGGAGGGCTGGGTGAAACGCTGGATTGCAATCATTCTGGTGGCGCTGGTAACCGTGCTCGCCTTGCTGAGACCCGAAATTGCCGGCGAATCCTTGCCGCGGACATCCTTTAACTCGGGTGAAGAGCAGGGCAACTGCATCAGGGCCGGTTCTGCACAAGGCAGCCTCGACAGGCGAGGGCAGTTGTCCCTGCTGGTGTGGAATATCCATAAACAGCAGGATGGCGCCTGGCCCGGGGCTTTGTGGTTTGACCCAGAGCCAAAGGCGGATCTGCTGTTGTTGCAGGAAGTTCGGGCCGAACCCGGACTGTTGTCGGCGCTTGAAGATCAACATTATACCTGGCAGTACATGGTTGCTTTTAAGTTGCGGGGTCAGGATTTTGGGGTGATGAGTGCCGCTCGCAGCAAGACATCTGTGGTTTGCGGCTGGCTGGCAACCGAGCCCTGGATTAGGGTACCCAAGTCGGCGCTGTTGAGCCTTTATCCCTTATCCAATGGACAGCAATTGCTGGCGCTCAATCTTCACGGCATCAATTTTGATTTTGGGTTAGCGGCCTGGCAGGCACAGATAGAAGAACTGATCAGCGCAAGTGCCGAACATCAGGGGCCGCTGATCTTCGCCGGAGATTTCAATTCCTGGGGCGATCGCCGCAGTGCCTGGCTCAGGCAAACCATGGCTGCTCTTGGGCTCAAGGAATTGAGTTTCAACCCGGATAACAGGGTATTGGGTTTCAATGCCCCGCTGGATCATCTTTTTTACCGCGATCTGCGCCTGGAAAGAGCTTATGCCCCGCCAAGCCCCTGGTCAGATCATGCGCCTTTATTGGCGACCTTCAGCCTGATCACTGAATCCGATTGAAGCCCACCTTTCTAAGTTTTTCTATTTTTGCTTCATGGCCTTGCATGACCAACTTCAGGGTTTGGGTTTACAGGTACAGGGTTGTGAAGGGCCGTTCGTATTGTGTTTCTATTCCCTTGGCGCGCTGTCCGGAACAATAGCATCGGAGTTCAACAAACTTTTGAGGATCGGCAAGTCCACATGCCTTTTGGCGGTAATGGCATAAAAGCTCTCGGTGACCGAATCCAGGGTGGCGTAATTTTTCAGAATACCGGCCTGAATCTCATCCTGAACCACCACCTCAGGCACCACAGCCACTGCGCCTGCGTCTCGGGCAAGCAGTCGCAGCATGGCCATATCATCCACTTCCGCATAAGGAGTTACGGACAGCCCATGCTGCTCGCAATACAGATCAAATTGAGTGCGAATATCGCTGTCGGGACCGGGTAACAGGAGCTTTACCCGGGTCAGATCCTGCGGAAAACGCAGGGTTGCAAATTCGCTGTCGCTGGGGCCGACCAAAAATACACCTTGCTGCGCGATCAGCTTGCAGCGCCAGGGGGTGGTGGAATCCGATGCGACGGGGCGGTTGGAGAGGATCAGATCCAATTTGTGTACCCGCAGCTGCTCCAGCAGGTCATCAAAATTGGACGATTTCAGCGCCAGCTTCACTTTATCCAGTCCTATCACCGGCCGCAGGAAGTTTTCCTGGAAGTTGCGGGAAAGCGTTGCCACTGCGCCAATCCGCAATTGCTGCACCCTTTGCTCGCCACTTTCCATCATGGAAAGTAACTCATTGCTCAGGTTGAAAATGCTTTCCGCGTATTCAAGCACCAAATGGCCTACATCCGTCAGCGACAGCGCACGTCCCTGGCGGTGGAACAGATCGTGTCCGAGCCGTCCTTCCAACTGCTTTATCTGAGACGATAACGCCGATTGGGACACATTGAGTTTTTGCGCGGCACGGGTCAAATGCCCTTCTTTGGCCACGGTCCAGAAATAGTGGAGATGATGAAAATTAAGGTTTCTCATGTGATTGTTCACATATAAAGAACGTTTTGTAAGTATATATCTATTTTACATCTGTTTCATGCTGCAGCAACAATAGGCTCCCGAAGTAGCACGCGTTGTAGAAAGGGATGCTTTGATGTTTTTAACCTTGCATGACTATTTGTTTGCCACTGTTTACGGCGGTGGTTTTTTGGTCAGCCTGTTGACCAAAGATCATCATTGGCTGCTTGCCCGCACTGCCACGCGCATGGCATTGCTCGTCAGTATTCTCTCACCGTTAATATTAGGGATGACAACACCTGTCTTGCCATCGGCCCTGGCCATTGTGATGGGGTTACTGGTGGCATTGCTCGGCTGGGTGATAGTCGATTTTGCCTCCCGTTATCTTGAGGGTGACTCTGGTCTGCCCCGTTTTGTCCGCGCCATGTTATTCACCCTTTTTTCTGTCGCATTACTGGTGCAAAGCGATAATCTTTTGCTGATGGCGCTGGCGTGGAGTGCAAGCAGTTTGGGTTTGCATGTGTTGCTCACCCATTATCAAGATCGCAAAGCGGCTGAAATCGTCGCACACAAGAAGTTTATCGTCAGCCGCATGGCAGATATGTGTCTGATTATTGCCCTGTTCCTGGTCTACCAGTCGCTGGGGACCTTCTCCCTGCCGGGCATCAACCAGCAGCTGGCTGAGATGACAACACTCTCTCCCGCATTGAGCCTGGCGGCATTCTTGTTTGCACTGGCTGCTATCCTCAAAACCGCGCAATTACCGCTGCATGGCTGGCTTATCCAGGTGATGGAAGCGCCGACCCCAGTGTCGGCGCTGCTCCATGCAGGCATAGTAAACATGGGCGGTTTCGTGCTGATTTCTCTCGCTGCCCTGATAAATCTGGCTCCGCTGGCACAAACCACACTGGTCGTTGTTGGCAGCATGACGGCCTTGCTTGCTGCTTGGGTCATGATGACTCGGATCAGTATCAAGGTTCGTTTGGCATGGTCAACCTGCGCGCAAATGGGCTTTATGTTGATGGAGATTGGTCTTGGCTTGTATGAACTGGCGCTGCTTCATCTGGTCGCGCACTCAGTTTATAAGGCCTACTGCTTTCTGTCCGCCGGCGATGCTGTGGAACACACGGTACGCAAAGATTATCTGCCGCAAATTGGCAGCATTAAAGGCACCTTTGTCGCCCTGCTGCTTTCGGTTGTTTTGGTGTCGGTCATATTGCTGCTTTGGCAGCAGTGGTTACCGGCACTCTCGCTGCCTGTATCTGCCGGCGTCATTTTGATATTCGGATTCTCGCCCTTGCTCTGGCGTTATGACGGCACATCACTGCCTCTGATGGCGCTGGGCGCTATCCGGATTTGCTTCTTATTGCACTTGTATCTGGTGTGGCACGCCGCGTTTGCGCAAATTGCGCCAGCAGCCGCGCCGACACATCCGGCGTTGCTCGTCTTCGTCTGCGTGGCTTTTACCTTGCTCTATATAGGCCAGGTGGTGATACGTTGCTATCCCAACTCCAAGGTGGTGAAACGCCTCTATCCATGGGCGTACAACGGTTTTTATCTGGACGAGACCTTCACCCGCCTCACATTCAAAGTTTGGCCGGCGAGACTGAGCACCGAACAGGCACAAACTCAGGTTAACCGGAAAAAAGTAACCTTTGGAGAATCCGCATGACAGCCCGGCTTTGCGACGAAAACAATACAAGTCTCCTGTTGGAGGCAGCCATCCAAGCCGCCTGCGACAGCATTGCACCCAATTGGCCGCTGGATCGAATGATTGCGGTTAACCCTTACTGGTCGTGGGTTGGTAAACCCTTCAACGAGGTCGCCCATCACCTCGCGCGATTGGCCGGTTCGCCCATGGCGATGCCACTGGACTACTACCGTAAGCATTGGGAAAAAGGCACCATTTGCCATCAGGATTTGACACAGGCGTTGGCATCCCATTTCCCCCTCGGGAATTGGGATCTACAAGCTGCAATATCGGCCTTGACTGCCAAAGATGGGGCCCCGGTGCCGCCACCTTTGTTGTGCGACACCCTGGACAGCCAACGCAACCTCCACAAAGAGCCGGCATGGTGCGATACCATCACCCATCAGGTCGCCCAATTTTGTGCTGCTTATTTCGATCAGGATCAGGCCGACTGGCACCCATGCAGTGATATAGGGCTTTACCAAAGCTGGCGTGACACCCTGCGCCATGATCACAGCGTAGCCTTGCTGATGAAAGCACCCCACATTCCTGCCTTGGCGGCTGAAATGGCTTCAACGCCCAAAGCACAAATCCGGCAGGCCCTTACTCAGCTGAATATTGCGCCCGGGCAGTGGCAAGACTATCTGCAGGCGGTGATCTATCGCGTGAGCGGTTGGGCGGCGTGGTGTGCTTATCAAAAATGGCAGGCGGCCCTGTCACATAAGGAGGATGACACCCTGATCGATTTGCTGGCTATCCGTTTGAGCTGGGAATGTCTGGTGGATGACAAGGCCCGTCATTCAGGCTCGGTGTGGCAACGTTGGCAGCAGCAATGGCAGCAACACTTCCAGCAATACAATCCAGAGCTCACACACGGCCGGCTTATCTGGCAGCGTGCCCATGAAATCAGTTACCAGCGTCAGTTAAGCAAAAGACTGTTACAGCCTGTCACGCCAGCCAACGGGTCATACAAGGTCCAGGCCGTATTTTGTATTGATGTCCGCTCCGAAGTTATCCGACGCCACCTTGAAGCCCAGTCAGACGACATCAAAACCCTCGGTTTTGCGGGTTTTTTTGGCCTCCCCGTCAGTTACACGCCAATTGGAACCGAGATTAAACGCCCTCAGCTCCCGGGCTTGTTGGCGCCGGTATTTTCGGTATCTGACAGCGCAGGCTGCTGCGAACTGGACAACTCGCTGGCCGGGAAAAGGCAAAACGCATTGCAGCGGGAGTCGGGTTGGTCGCTGTTCAACACTATGCCGGCCTCGACCTTTACGCTGGTGGAAGCGCTGGGGCTGGGGTATGTGGGCAAGCTGATCAAACGCGCGCTGCCGGTTGCCGGGAAACCAGACTCTGCACCCGGATTATCCAGTGCAGGCATCAAGCTGCTTCGTCCGACCCTTGTGGCTGACGTCGAGCAACAAGTGATGCTTGCCGAAAGCGTCCTGAAAGGCATGGGGCTGATAGGCGATCTCGCGTCCCTGGTACTTCTGGTTGGACACGGCAGTGAGAATGCCAATAACCCCCAGCGTGCGGGGTTGGACTGTGGTGCCTGTTGCGGCCAGACAGGGGAGGTGAATGCCCGTGCTTTGGCACAATTGCTGAATCAGCCCGCCGTGCGTCAAGGTCTGCATCAGCGAGGCATTCAAGTTCCTGATAACACGAAATTCGTTGCAGCACTTCATAACACCACCTCGGATACCTTGACGCTGTTCGATACCGAGGTTTTTGATGATGACTTTCAACAGCAACTCAGGGCACTGCAAGCCACGCTGGACGCTGCTTCCTGCGCGGCACGGGCAGAACGTGCACCGCAACTGGGGCTGCTGCAAACCGTAAACAGACAGAATGCCCTTAAAAAAGGTATGGAACGCCGCACTCATGATTGGGCACAAACTCGTCCCGAGTGGGGGCTGGCGAATAATGCCGCCTTTATCATAGCGCCAAGGGCACGCACCCGTGGCATAAAGCTGGATGGTCGCACCTTCCTGCACGAATACCAGAGTGACGCCGATCCGGATGCAAGCCTGCTGGCGCAAATCATGACTGCGCCTATGGTCGTGACCAATTGGATTAACATGCAGTATTACGCATCCACTGTGGATAACCGTCGTTACGGGGCAGGTAACAAAACACTGCACAATGTTGTCGGTGGCCGATTGGGTGTTTTTGAAGGCAATGGCGGCGATCTGCGGATAGGTCTTGCGCTTCAATCTGTGCATGACGGCCGGAATTGGCGTCATGAACCCATCAGATTAACCGTGGTTATCGATGCGCCAGAGCAGGCCATCACCTCAGTCATCAACGCCCACCCCATTGTTCAACGCTTGGTCGAGAACCAATGGCTTTATCTGGCACGTTTTGACAAAGGAAAGCTCGCCTTTTTCGAAAGAGGCACGTGGAAGCTGTGGAGTGACGCGTAAAGAGAGCCCATAGCACCGTCTAAATAGCAAAGCCGTGCGCCAACAGTGGCTGGTGCACTAGACCCTTATTGTTGCTCCTGGTGTATCCATGAAAACCGAAATACTTAACGCGCTGCTTGCGGCAGATTTTCAACGTGCAGGAGAGCTGTTAACCGCCGGCGAACTGGTTGCTGTACCGACAGAAACCGTTTACGGGCTGGCCGCGGATGCCGGCAATCCAGAAGCCGTCGCCAAGATTTTTGCTGCCAAACAAAGGCCGAGAAATCATCCACTGATTACCCATATTGGCAGCATTGACCAGTTGTCCCTTTGGGTAAAGGAGATCCCTGATTGGGTTTCGCCGCTGGCAGATGCTTTCTGGCCCGGGCCGCTGACACTGATCTTCGAACGTCACCCTTCGGTTTCCGATGTGATAACCGGCGGACTGCCCAGCATAGGGGTGAGAATGCCTGATCATCCGGTGTTGTTGTCATTGCTACAGCAGTTTGATATTGCCGTTGCCGCGCCATCTGCAAACCCATATCAAAAACTCAGCCCTACCAGCGCAGCGCAAGTGCTGAGTGGCCTTGATGGAAAGATAGCTGCGGTACTCGATGGCGGAAACTGCGGCGTCGGTACCGAGTCAACCATTTTGCGGGTCGGTGAGGATAAAGCGGAGATTTTGCGCAGCGGGCCCTTGTCTGCCGAGGATTTACAGCCCTATTTGCCGGTACCTGTTATCACGCCACAAAGCCATTACCAAGCGGTATCCGGTAATAAAAAAGTGCATTATCAACCAAATGCCAAAGTGGTGATATGCCCAACCCCTACGTTTGCAGCAACGCTGGCCGCTGAGCCAGAGACGACAGGCGCCCTGGTTTATTCGTCTTCTCTGCACGGAATCAATTGTCGGCAGCGCCTCATCCTGCCCTGCGATCACCAAGGCTATCGTCAGGCGCTTTACGCCTCTCTCCATGCGCTGGATGGTAAGGGTGTTCACAAGCTTTTGGTTGAAGCGCCGCCACTATTGCCTTCATGGGCCGATATCTGGGACAGGTTGAGTCGCGCCGCCGCCGAATCGGCGCCGGCAGCCTAAGCCCTCAAACTAAGCCCGCGAACGAATCCTGAAAACCATAAAGTCCTCTACCCGGTTTGCCCAATGTTGGGGTATCCGGGTGAAGGACTTAAAGAGTTTTCTTTCAAGGCGCTACTCGGCCCCAAATCATTTGCCGATACAGAAGGAGCTGAAAATCTTGCCCAGCAGATCGTCCGAGGTGAATTGACCCGTGATTTCAGACAGCGCCTGCTGAGTCATGCGCAGCTCTTCGGCGAGCAGCTCTCCTGCCTGGAAGACTTCCAGTTGCACCTTGCCCTGTTGCAGATGTTCAGCGGCTATTGCCAGGGCTTCCAGGTGGCGACGGCGGGCGATAAAGCCACCTTCGAGATTGCTCTGGTAGCCCATCAGGCTCTTGAGGTGTTGCTTCAGACTATCGACACCCAGACCTGTCTTGGCAGAGATCCGGTACACCGCATGTCCCTGCTCCTGGGTCACCTCCAGTGGCTCACCCGTGAGATCGGCCTTGTTGCGCACCACAGTGACGCCGAGTCCCTTTGGCAGACGATCGATAAAGTCAGGCCAGATATCGTGGGGATCAACGGCATCCGTGGTGGTGCCGTCGACCATGAACAGCACCCGATCGGCGCTGGCTATTTCATTCCAGGCCCGCTCTATGCCTATTTGCTCCACTGTGTCCGTGGTGTCACGAAGGCCGGCGGTGTCAATGATGTGCAGCGGCATGCCATCCAGATGTATGTGTTCGCGCAGCACATCGCGGGTGGTGCCGGCGATTTCCGTGACTATGGCCGATTCCTTGCCGGCAAGGGCATTGAGCAGGCTGGATTTACCGGCGTTGGGACGACCGGCAATCACCACCTTCATGCCTTCGCGGATAATGGCACCCTGCTTGGCGCTGGCTTGCACTTCATCGAGCTTGGCTATGATGCCGTAGAGGGCCGCCGCTATCTTGCCGTCGGAAAGGAAGTCCACTTCTTCATCGGGAAAGTCGATGGCGGCTTCCACATACAGACGCAGGTTGGTGACCTTGTCCACCAGCTCGTGAACCTCACGGGAAAATTCACCCTGCAGGGATTGCAAGGCGCTCTTGGCGGCCTGCTCGCTGGTGGCGTCGATAAGGTCGGCAATGGCCTCGGCCTGGGTCAGGTCCAGCTTGTCATTCATAAAGGCCTGTTCGCTGAATTCACCGGGGCGGGCGATGCGGACACCTTCCACCTCAAGCACGGCGCGGATCAACATATCCAGCACCACCTGACCGCCGTGGCCCTGCAATTCCAGTACGTCTTCGCCGGTGAAGGAGTTGGGACCCTTGAAGAACAGGGCTATGCCCTGATCCAGCACAGTGCCGTCGGCAGACTTGAATTCGCAGTAGTCGGCGTAACGGGTCTTGGGCAGGTGACCCAGCACAGCCTGGGCCACAGTGGCAGCCCGGTTGCCCGAAATCCGGATTATGCCCACGCCGCCTCGGCCCGGGGCTGTGGCCTGGGCCACAATAGTGTCAGTTGTCACGTCAGTTTCCGTTTGCAATTCAAACAAAAAGGCGACCCGCAGGCCGCCTTTGAATTCATTAGCCTGAAAATGCGCTTATTTTAAGCCCTTTTTCTCCAGACCGGCATAAATAATCTTCTGTTGGGTGATGGCCACCAGGTTACCCACCAGCCAGTACAGTACCAGACCGGCCGGGAACCAGAGGAAGAACACGGTAAAGATCACCGGCATCCACTGCATCATCTTTTGCTGCATGGGATCCATGGTCGGAGCCACGGGTTGCATCTTCTGCATCAGCCACATGGATACACCCATCAGCAGCGGCAGTACATAGTAAGGATCCTGCACCGACAGGTCGTGGATCCACAGCATGAAGGGCGCATGACGCAGCTCAACGCTTTCCATCAGTACCCAGTACAGGGCGATGAAGATGGGCATTTGCAGCAGCATGGGCAGACAGCCACCCATGGGGTTAACCTTTTCCTTCTTGTACAGCTCCATCATGGCCTGACCCATCTTCTGGCGGTCGTCACCGAAGCGTTCCTTGAGATCTGCCAGCTTGGGCTGCAGGTTGCGCATCTTGGCCATGGACACATACTGTGCCTTGGTCAGTGGGAACAGCGCACCACGCACTGTCAGGGTGATCAGGATAATTGCCAGGCCCCAGTTAACCACCAGGCCCTGGTAGAACATCAGCAACCAGTGGATGGGCACGGCCAGCCACCAGAGGAAACCATAATCCACCACCAGGTTCAGGCTTTCAGACAGTTCCGACAGGGCGGCCTGATCTTTCGGACCCACATAGAAGTGGGCGCTGATGGTTTGGGATTCACCCGGTGCTATGTCGTGTACCGCACCCTTGAAGCCGATATTGGCTTGGCCACCGGCGCTGACGGAGCTGAACAGGGTGTTCTTTTCATTGGCGCTGGGGATCCAGGCAGACACGAAATAATGCTGCAGCATGGCGACCCAACCACCCAGGGTGGCTTGGTCGAGGTCTTTCTTGGCCATGTCTTCAAACTTGTACTTCTCATAACGCACATCGGCGGTTGAGAAGGCGCCACCACGGTAAGTCGGCATCATCATGCTGCTTTCGGTGGGCTTGATGGTCTGTTTAATCTGACCGTACATCTGTAACTGCAAAGGCGCAGCAGATTGGTTATTGATGCGGTAGTCCACGCCAATGTCGAACTTGCCACGATGGAATACAAACACCTTGGTTACCGTCACGCCCTGATCATTGGTCAGGGTCAGTGGCACTTCCAGGGTATCCTGACCATCGGCCAGCACAAATTCGTTGGCTGAAGCGTTGTACTGGGCGCGGCCCTTGGCTGCACTGTCAATACCATCACGACCGATCAAACCACTCTGGGCGATATAGGTGAAATCCTTCAGTTGCTCCAGCAACACAAAGGGCTCGTCTTTATCCAGCTCCAGTTTGTGTGATACCAGGGCGGCATGAACTATGTCACCACCCACGGGGCTGATGGCCACATCCAGTTGATCGGTCTTAACCTTGATCAGCGTCTGGTTGTTCACCACGGCGGCAGGGACACCGGCGTCGGCTGTTGGAACATCGGTATTGACTGACTGTTCCTGCACTGAGGCCGCAACTGTTTCGGTTGTGACCGGTTTGGGGGCTTTGTCAGCCTGCCACTGTTGCCACAGCAAAAAGCTGACAAACAGCAGACCTACAAGCAAAATATTGCGTTGAGATTCCATAGCCTATTTATTACACCTGTCGTTTTTGGGGGGAACGGGATCTGACCCGCCGGGATGTAAAGGGTGACATTTTAATATGCGTTTGGCTGCAAACCAACAGCCTTTTACCGTTCCGTGGACCTGGATCGCTTCTATTGCATAGTGGGAGCAGGTGGGATGGAAGCGGCACTTGGGGCCCAGCAAGGGGCTGATAAATATTTGATAACCACGGACCAGGCCTATGGTCAGCCATTGTAACGGCGACTGAGTTTGCGCCATAGCTTCTCTATCAGCCTCGTGAGTTCGGC is part of the Shewanella cyperi genome and encodes:
- the yidD gene encoding membrane protein insertion efficiency factor YidD, translated to MAQTQSPLQWLTIGLVRGYQIFISPLLGPKCRFHPTCSHYAIEAIQVHGTVKGCWFAAKRILKCHPLHPGGSDPVPPKNDRCNK
- the yidC gene encoding membrane protein insertase YidC: MESQRNILLVGLLFVSFLLWQQWQADKAPKPVTTETVAASVQEQSVNTDVPTADAGVPAAVVNNQTLIKVKTDQLDVAISPVGGDIVHAALVSHKLELDKDEPFVLLEQLKDFTYIAQSGLIGRDGIDSAAKGRAQYNASANEFVLADGQDTLEVPLTLTNDQGVTVTKVFVFHRGKFDIGVDYRINNQSAAPLQLQMYGQIKQTIKPTESSMMMPTYRGGAFSTADVRYEKYKFEDMAKKDLDQATLGGWVAMLQHYFVSAWIPSANEKNTLFSSVSAGGQANIGFKGAVHDIAPGESQTISAHFYVGPKDQAALSELSESLNLVVDYGFLWWLAVPIHWLLMFYQGLVVNWGLAIILITLTVRGALFPLTKAQYVSMAKMRNLQPKLADLKERFGDDRQKMGQAMMELYKKEKVNPMGGCLPMLLQMPIFIALYWVLMESVELRHAPFMLWIHDLSVQDPYYVLPLLMGVSMWLMQKMQPVAPTMDPMQQKMMQWMPVIFTVFFLWFPAGLVLYWLVGNLVAITQQKIIYAGLEKKGLK